One segment of Paenibacillus sp. FSL R7-0337 DNA contains the following:
- the rlmD gene encoding 23S rRNA (uracil(1939)-C(5))-methyltransferase RlmD — MNKQRSRRSASRREQGTAPVAGLPVNKNDEVLLDIIGMTHEGEGVGRVEGFTLFVQGALPGERVRARVLKTKKQYGYAKLLELVQASSDRIAPPCPIYDQCGGCQLQHMDYTAQLAWKRQLVVDNLQRIGKLEVAGAVSGGAASTDGASASGTQGEGIRVLPTLGMDEPWRYRNKAQVPIGVTEGGLVGGFYARGSHRIIDMETCLIQHEDNDKVVATVKSLGRELGITAYDEETGRGLLRHVVVKKAFRTGQMMLVLVTNGRDIPHLDAWLGSIREQLPAVVSLCQNINTQKTNVIFGNDTRVLWGSEVIYDYIGEVQFAISARSFYQVNPAQTEVLYGRTLEYAALTGKETVIDAYCGIGTISLFLAQHADQVYGVEIVPEAIEDARANAKLNGMNNVKFEVGASEDVIPAWKEQGITPDVIVVDPPRKGCDPRLLETILLMQPERVVYVSCNPSTLARDLRVLEDGGYRAVEVTPVDMFPHTVHVECTVLLKLKGAND, encoded by the coding sequence ATGAATAAACAACGCAGCAGGCGCAGCGCAAGCCGCCGGGAACAAGGGACGGCCCCTGTCGCCGGTCTGCCGGTGAATAAGAACGATGAGGTCCTGCTCGATATTATCGGCATGACCCATGAAGGTGAAGGGGTAGGCCGCGTAGAGGGCTTTACCCTATTTGTGCAGGGCGCTCTTCCCGGTGAGAGGGTCCGGGCCAGAGTGCTGAAGACCAAGAAGCAGTATGGCTACGCCAAGCTGCTGGAGCTAGTGCAGGCCAGCAGCGACCGCATCGCGCCGCCTTGCCCGATCTATGATCAATGCGGCGGCTGCCAGCTGCAGCATATGGATTACACCGCGCAGCTCGCGTGGAAGCGGCAGTTGGTGGTGGACAACCTCCAGCGGATCGGGAAGCTGGAGGTGGCCGGTGCAGTTAGTGGAGGAGCGGCGAGTACAGATGGAGCAAGTGCATCAGGGACTCAAGGCGAAGGCATCCGCGTGCTGCCTACACTCGGCATGGACGAGCCATGGCGCTACCGCAACAAGGCCCAGGTGCCTATCGGTGTGACCGAAGGCGGTCTGGTCGGCGGCTTCTATGCACGGGGCAGTCACCGGATCATCGACATGGAGACCTGTCTGATCCAGCATGAGGACAACGACAAGGTCGTTGCCACCGTCAAGAGCCTCGGCCGAGAGCTAGGCATCACCGCCTATGACGAAGAGACCGGCCGTGGCCTGCTCCGTCACGTTGTGGTGAAGAAGGCGTTCCGCACCGGCCAGATGATGCTGGTGCTGGTCACGAACGGCCGGGATATCCCGCATCTGGATGCTTGGCTCGGTAGTATCCGTGAGCAGCTTCCGGCGGTGGTCAGCCTCTGCCAGAATATTAACACGCAGAAGACCAATGTCATCTTCGGCAACGATACCCGTGTCCTCTGGGGCAGCGAGGTCATCTATGACTACATTGGAGAGGTGCAATTCGCCATCTCGGCGCGCTCCTTCTACCAGGTGAACCCGGCCCAGACTGAGGTGCTGTATGGCAGAACTCTGGAATACGCTGCACTTACCGGCAAGGAAACCGTGATTGATGCCTACTGCGGCATCGGCACCATCTCCCTGTTCCTGGCCCAGCACGCGGATCAGGTGTACGGAGTTGAGATCGTCCCTGAAGCCATCGAAGACGCCCGTGCCAATGCGAAGCTGAACGGAATGAACAACGTGAAGTTCGAAGTCGGCGCTTCGGAGGATGTCATCCCCGCTTGGAAAGAGCAGGGCATCACTCCCGATGTCATCGTCGTCGATCCCCCGCGCAAGGGCTGCGACCCGCGCCTGCTGGAGACTATCCTGCTGATGCAGCCGGAGCGTGTCGTCTATGTCTCGTGCAACCCGTCTACCCTGGCCCGCGATTTGCGGGTGCTGGAGGATGGGGGATACCGGGCGGTGGAGGTCACGCCGGTGGATATGTTCCCGCATACGGTGCATGTGGAGTGTACAGTGTTACTAAAATTGAAAGGGGCTAATGACTAA